A genomic region of Janthinobacterium lividum contains the following coding sequences:
- a CDS encoding Vat family streptogramin A O-acetyltransferase: MEGPDPNTTYPMPGFPQICFLKNIITRPNIEIGDYTYYDDPDGVEHFEDNVLYHFPFIGDRLRIGKFCAIARGVKFIMNGANHQMNGISSYPFFIFGNGWETARPVEGELPYKGDTIIGSDVWIGYDTLIMPGVRIGDGAIIAARSVVTADIPPYAIVGGNPARVVRERFDSASVQRLLDIAWWDRPAEWIGRHLDLIRGGDVDALYAAAR; the protein is encoded by the coding sequence ATGGAAGGTCCTGATCCAAACACCACATATCCAATGCCTGGATTCCCGCAAATCTGTTTTCTAAAGAATATCATCACCCGCCCCAATATTGAAATCGGCGATTACACCTATTACGACGATCCGGACGGCGTCGAGCATTTCGAAGACAATGTCCTGTACCATTTCCCGTTCATTGGCGATCGCCTAAGAATCGGCAAATTCTGCGCGATCGCGCGTGGGGTGAAGTTCATCATGAACGGCGCCAACCATCAAATGAACGGGATTTCAAGCTATCCATTCTTCATTTTTGGCAATGGATGGGAAACTGCACGGCCTGTCGAGGGAGAATTGCCATATAAAGGCGATACGATTATCGGCAGCGACGTTTGGATCGGCTACGACACGCTCATCATGCCTGGGGTACGGATCGGCGATGGCGCTATCATCGCAGCGCGCTCGGTTGTCACTGCCGACATCCCGCCCTACGCCATCGTCGGCGGCAATCCGGCACGTGTCGTCCGGGAGCGTTTCGATTCCGCTTCTGTGCAACGGCTATTGGACATCGCCTGGTGGGATCGCCCGGCAGAATGGATAGGCCGGCACCTCGACCTGATCCGCGGCGGGGACGTTGACGCGCTGTATGCCGCCGCCCGGTAG
- a CDS encoding serine hydrolase domain-containing protein: protein MRVHSLAVIVTLLFASGVQADALDDIIKAEMKMRQIPGLSLAIIENGKIVRAQGYGVTEKGGKTPVSPHTLFQAGSVSKPVAALGALHLVEQGKLALDEDVNTRLLTWKLPDSTLAAEQKVTLRRLLSHNAGLTVHGFPGYASNAPLPGVVQVLDGEKPANTAAIRVDIVPGSKVRYSGGGYTVMQQMVADVSGQAFPDYMRDAVLKPLGMQESSYLQPPPAERARLNASGHLADRSMVVGRWHVYPEMAAAGLWTNASDLARFAIGVQQSLAGTSNPLISAALTQQMLTPQIENAGLGVFLHGSGSAQRFSHGGRDEGFDTLLTAFSRTGQGAVIMINANDNSRMMDRLTAAIGRAYRWLDADHDVLRKHPAVNIDARELIRYTGRYELANNTMGTFDMQDGRLRSISDGLPDEVFVPVGPQRFHSTSRNCELAFAVDAQGEVTDVVVTTKDKVNTAPRIGPLMRTVKARTDPNPARTRNIQAVLADIARGGSALANSAFATAGIKRNFGTQAVGELAHAKSLTFLHEQPVAGRAIERHDSKVDSILAFRASGIQPARTLLVYLTADALFADFDLVDD from the coding sequence ATGCGAGTTCATTCCCTGGCAGTCATCGTTACCCTGTTGTTCGCAAGCGGTGTCCAGGCGGACGCATTGGACGACATCATCAAAGCCGAAATGAAGATGCGGCAAATTCCCGGCCTATCGCTTGCCATCATCGAGAACGGCAAGATTGTCAGGGCGCAAGGGTACGGTGTCACGGAAAAGGGCGGCAAGACGCCGGTCAGCCCGCACACACTGTTCCAGGCCGGTTCGGTCAGCAAACCGGTCGCCGCGCTGGGCGCGCTGCACCTGGTAGAGCAAGGCAAGCTTGCCCTTGACGAAGACGTCAATACCAGGCTGCTCACGTGGAAGCTGCCGGACAGCACCCTGGCGGCCGAACAGAAGGTGACCCTGCGCAGGTTGCTAAGCCATAACGCCGGGCTGACCGTGCACGGCTTCCCCGGCTACGCCAGCAATGCGCCATTACCCGGCGTGGTCCAGGTGCTCGACGGGGAGAAACCCGCGAATACCGCAGCCATTCGCGTTGACATTGTTCCAGGCAGCAAGGTGCGTTACTCCGGTGGCGGTTATACCGTCATGCAGCAAATGGTGGCCGACGTGAGCGGCCAGGCGTTTCCCGATTACATGCGCGACGCCGTCCTCAAGCCCTTGGGCATGCAGGAGAGCTCCTATCTGCAACCGCCGCCAGCCGAGCGCGCGCGCCTGAATGCCAGCGGCCACCTTGCCGATCGCAGCATGGTGGTCGGCCGCTGGCATGTGTATCCAGAAATGGCGGCGGCCGGTCTATGGACCAACGCATCGGACCTGGCGCGCTTCGCCATCGGCGTGCAGCAATCCCTGGCCGGCACGTCCAACCCGCTCATCTCGGCAGCCTTGACGCAACAGATGCTGACCCCGCAAATAGAGAACGCGGGCCTGGGCGTCTTCCTGCACGGCAGCGGCAGCGCGCAACGCTTTTCGCACGGCGGGCGCGACGAAGGCTTCGATACCTTGCTGACGGCATTTTCCCGGACAGGCCAGGGTGCCGTGATCATGATTAACGCGAACGACAATTCCCGCATGATGGACCGCCTGACCGCCGCCATCGGCCGCGCCTATCGCTGGCTGGATGCCGACCACGACGTGTTGCGCAAGCACCCCGCCGTCAACATCGATGCCAGGGAACTCATCCGCTACACGGGCCGCTACGAGCTGGCGAACAACACGATGGGCACCTTCGATATGCAGGATGGCCGGCTGCGCAGCATTTCCGATGGCTTGCCCGACGAAGTGTTCGTGCCCGTCGGCCCACAGCGCTTCCATTCGACGTCGCGCAATTGCGAACTGGCTTTTGCCGTCGATGCACAAGGAGAGGTGACTGACGTTGTCGTGACGACCAAAGACAAGGTCAATACGGCGCCGCGCATCGGCCCGCTGATGCGCACGGTCAAAGCCCGCACCGACCCCAATCCTGCGCGTACCCGGAATATACAGGCCGTGCTTGCCGACATTGCGCGTGGCGGCAGCGCCTTGGCCAACTCGGCATTCGCCACAGCTGGCATCAAACGCAATTTTGGCACACAGGCGGTAGGCGAACTGGCCCATGCAAAATCGCTGACTTTTTTGCACGAGCAGCCCGTTGCCGGCCGAGCGATCGAACGCCATGACAGCAAGGTGGACAGCATCCTTGCCTTCCGCGCCAGCGGCATCCAGCCGGCGCGCACGCTGCTGGTTTACCTGACGGCGGACGCTTTGTTTGCCGACTTCGATCTGGTGGACGACTGA
- a CDS encoding glycosyltransferase, whose protein sequence is MIFTGLRIALVGPLPPPAGGMANQTAQLARKLRDDGAQVQLLAVNGPALPPWLARIRYLRAALRLPLLLWRLWRTANTVDLFHIMANSGWSWHLQAAPALWIASLKGKPALLNYRGGEAAAFFARSPRLVAFSLRRASAIVVPSAYLAGIFEQYGHTAHIVPNVVDLQRFAPAAPRAPPGDGPCILVARHLESLYDNASAVRAFAIVREAFPAARLVLAGGGPQRAALARLASSLGVKDAVRFAGHVDNAAMPALYQASDIVLNPSLADNMPNSVLEALACGVPVVSTNVGGIPALLQDGVTALLVPPGEAPAMAQAILALLRDPPRARAMADAGLAQAATFGWPGIAPRLAAHYRRIRAAPRPGAYTRCVARWLFPLHEWCKGHHSARLLHRLERSQWWSAQQLEAWQLARLRALLRHAADHVPHYRALFARSGFDPGQLRQLSDLSRLPLLRKGDIAAARDSFKSARAVGLRPFATGGSSGEPLQFFLGRRRVSHDIAAKWRATRWWGVDIGDREAVLWGSPIELHAQDRVRRLRDALLRTTLLPAFAMSPARLDGYVRQLRRWRPRMLFGYPSALCRIASHASARDLPLDGLGVKVAFVTAERLYDEQRAQIAAAFGCPVANGYGGRDAGFIAHECPEGGMHITAEDIIVEILDGNGQPLPPGATGDIVVTHLATQDYPFIRYATGDVGALGAEPCACGRGLPLLQKIEGRSTDFLTAVDGTVMHGLALVYIVRELPQVRSFKIIQESLLRTRVLLVCLPRLDATTRVAIVTGFQARLGAQVDIAIEEVEEIAAEASGKYRYVLSKVA, encoded by the coding sequence ATGATCTTCACGGGCCTGCGCATCGCGCTGGTCGGTCCGCTGCCGCCGCCGGCCGGCGGCATGGCGAATCAGACGGCGCAACTGGCGCGCAAGCTGCGCGACGATGGCGCGCAAGTGCAGCTGCTGGCCGTCAACGGCCCCGCGCTGCCGCCCTGGCTGGCGCGCATCCGCTACCTGCGCGCCGCGCTGCGCCTGCCCCTGCTGCTGTGGCGCCTGTGGCGCACGGCCAATACGGTCGACCTGTTCCACATCATGGCCAATTCCGGCTGGTCCTGGCATTTGCAGGCAGCGCCCGCGCTGTGGATCGCCAGCCTGAAAGGCAAGCCTGCCCTGCTCAATTACCGGGGCGGCGAAGCGGCCGCCTTCTTCGCCCGCTCGCCGCGCCTGGTGGCGTTCAGCCTGCGCCGCGCCAGCGCCATCGTCGTGCCCTCGGCCTACCTGGCCGGCATCTTCGAGCAATATGGCCATACGGCCCACATCGTGCCAAACGTGGTGGACTTGCAGCGCTTTGCGCCGGCTGCGCCACGTGCGCCGCCCGGGGACGGCCCGTGCATCCTCGTGGCGCGCCACCTGGAAAGCCTGTACGACAACGCCAGCGCCGTGCGCGCCTTCGCCATCGTGCGCGAGGCTTTTCCCGCGGCGCGCCTGGTGCTGGCCGGCGGCGGGCCGCAGCGCGCGGCGCTGGCGCGTCTGGCCAGCTCCCTCGGCGTGAAAGATGCCGTGCGCTTTGCCGGCCACGTCGACAATGCCGCCATGCCGGCCCTGTACCAGGCCAGCGACATCGTCCTCAATCCCAGCCTGGCCGACAACATGCCCAATTCCGTGCTCGAAGCGCTGGCCTGCGGCGTGCCCGTCGTCAGCACCAACGTGGGCGGCATCCCCGCCCTGCTGCAGGATGGCGTGACGGCGCTGCTGGTGCCGCCCGGCGAGGCGCCGGCCATGGCGCAGGCCATCCTGGCGCTGCTGCGCGACCCGCCCCGTGCGCGGGCCATGGCAGACGCGGGCCTGGCGCAGGCCGCCACCTTCGGCTGGCCCGGCATCGCGCCCAGACTGGCCGCGCACTACCGCCGCATCCGCGCCGCACCGCGCCCCGGCGCCTACACGCGCTGCGTCGCCCGCTGGCTATTCCCCCTGCATGAATGGTGCAAGGGCCACCACAGCGCGCGCCTGCTGCATCGGCTGGAACGCTCGCAATGGTGGAGCGCGCAGCAGCTGGAAGCGTGGCAGCTGGCGCGCCTGCGCGCGCTGCTGCGCCACGCGGCCGATCACGTGCCGCATTACCGGGCGCTGTTCGCCCGCAGCGGTTTCGATCCCGGCCAGCTCAGGCAACTGAGCGATCTGTCGCGCCTGCCGCTGCTGCGCAAGGGCGATATCGCCGCCGCGCGCGACAGCTTCAAGTCGGCCCGCGCCGTGGGCTTGCGGCCGTTCGCCACGGGTGGCTCCAGCGGCGAGCCGCTGCAGTTTTTCCTGGGACGGCGCAGGGTCAGCCACGACATCGCCGCCAAGTGGCGCGCCACGCGCTGGTGGGGCGTCGACATCGGCGACCGCGAAGCCGTGTTGTGGGGTTCGCCCATCGAGCTGCACGCGCAAGACCGCGTGCGCCGCCTGCGCGACGCGCTGTTGCGCACCACCCTGCTGCCTGCGTTTGCCATGTCGCCCGCGCGCCTCGATGGCTATGTCAGGCAGTTGCGCCGCTGGCGTCCGCGCATGCTGTTCGGCTATCCGTCGGCCCTGTGCCGCATCGCCAGCCACGCCAGCGCGCGCGACCTGCCGCTCGACGGCCTGGGCGTAAAAGTGGCGTTCGTCACGGCCGAACGCCTGTACGACGAGCAGCGCGCGCAGATCGCCGCCGCCTTCGGCTGCCCCGTGGCGAACGGCTACGGCGGGCGCGACGCGGGCTTCATCGCCCACGAATGCCCGGAAGGCGGCATGCACATCACGGCCGAAGACATCATCGTGGAAATCCTTGATGGCAATGGCCAGCCGCTGCCGCCAGGGGCCACGGGCGACATCGTCGTCACCCACCTGGCCACGCAGGACTACCCGTTCATCCGCTACGCCACGGGCGACGTGGGCGCGCTGGGTGCAGAACCGTGCGCCTGCGGACGCGGCCTGCCCCTGCTGCAAAAAATCGAAGGACGCAGCACGGATTTTCTGACCGCCGTGGACGGCACCGTCATGCACGGCCTGGCCCTCGTCTACATCGTGCGCGAACTGCCGCAAGTGCGCAGCTTCAAGATCATCCAGGAATCCCTGCTGCGCACGCGCGTGCTGCTGGTCTGCCTGCCCCGCCTGGACGCCACCACCCGCGTCGCCATCGTCACCGGCTTCCAGGCCAGGCTGGGCGCACAGGTGGACATCGCCATCGAGGAAGTCGAAGAAATAGCGGCGGAGGCGTCGGGGAAATACCGCTATGTGCTCAGCAAAGTCGCCTAG
- a CDS encoding TIGR04063 family PEP-CTERM/XrtA system glycosyltransferase yields the protein MRILHILDHSLPLHSGYTFRTLAILRQQRALGWHTMQLTSAKQGPSDGAQQLVDGWHFYRTAPDARWWARLPVLRQAAVIIGLAVRLRRLAQRIKPDILHAHSPALNAIAALNAGRALGIPVVYEVRAFWEDAAADHGSSRPGGLRYRLTRALETYALRRADAVTTICDGLRRELCARGVPAHKITVIPNAVDAGAFSVTASGDLWLAHKLGLHGHLVLGFIGSFYAYEGLALLLRAMPRLLAAQPALRLLLAGGGPQEAALQVLAAQLGIAHAVVFAGRVPHAQVAAYYQLVDICVYPRLPMRLTELVTPLKPLEAMAQGRLVVASDVGGHRELVEHGKTGMLFRAGDAEALAQAILALLLAPASWPALRRQARAFVETERSWGASVGRYAPVYARVAAARMAVNAAGVMP from the coding sequence ATGCGCATCCTGCACATCCTCGACCACTCGCTGCCCCTGCACAGCGGCTACACCTTTCGCACGCTGGCCATCCTGCGGCAGCAGCGCGCGCTGGGCTGGCACACCATGCAGCTCACCAGTGCCAAGCAGGGACCGTCGGATGGCGCGCAGCAGCTGGTCGACGGCTGGCATTTCTACCGCACGGCGCCCGATGCACGCTGGTGGGCGCGCCTGCCCGTGCTGCGGCAAGCGGCTGTCATCATCGGCCTGGCCGTGCGCCTGCGCCGGCTGGCGCAGCGGATCAAGCCCGACATCCTGCATGCGCATTCGCCGGCCCTGAACGCCATCGCGGCCCTCAACGCGGGCCGCGCGCTGGGCATCCCCGTCGTGTATGAAGTGCGCGCCTTCTGGGAAGACGCGGCGGCCGACCATGGCAGCAGCCGGCCCGGCGGCCTGCGCTACCGGCTCACGCGCGCGCTGGAAACCTACGCGCTGCGCCGCGCCGATGCCGTCACCACCATCTGCGACGGCTTGCGGCGCGAGCTGTGCGCGCGCGGCGTGCCCGCGCATAAAATCACCGTGATTCCGAACGCCGTCGATGCGGGCGCCTTCAGCGTCACGGCGTCCGGCGACCTGTGGCTGGCGCATAAACTGGGCCTGCACGGCCATCTGGTTCTCGGCTTCATCGGCTCGTTCTATGCCTACGAAGGACTTGCCCTGCTGCTGCGCGCCATGCCGCGCCTGCTGGCGGCGCAGCCGGCATTGCGGCTGCTGCTGGCCGGCGGCGGGCCGCAGGAAGCGGCGCTGCAGGTGCTGGCGGCGCAACTGGGCATAGCCCACGCGGTGGTCTTCGCGGGCAGAGTACCGCATGCGCAGGTGGCCGCCTATTATCAGCTGGTCGACATCTGCGTGTATCCGCGCCTGCCCATGCGCCTGACGGAGCTGGTGACGCCCTTGAAACCGCTCGAAGCGATGGCCCAGGGCCGCCTGGTGGTGGCGTCCGACGTGGGCGGCCACCGCGAACTGGTCGAGCATGGCAAGACGGGCATGCTGTTTCGCGCCGGCGACGCCGAGGCGCTGGCGCAAGCCATACTGGCTTTGCTGCTGGCGCCTGCCAGCTGGCCCGCGCTGCGGCGCCAGGCGCGCGCCTTCGTCGAGACGGAGCGCAGCTGGGGTGCCAGCGTGGGCCGCTATGCGCCCGTGTATGCGCGCGTGGCGGCGGCCCGCATGGCGGTGAATGCGGCCGGAGTCATGCCATGA
- a CDS encoding XrtA/PEP-CTERM system amidotransferase, which translates to MCGISGIFDLQGQRDIDVLLLARMNHSLRHRGPDEGGLHREPGLGLAHRRLSVIDLASGQQPLFNADRSIAIVFNGEIYNYRSLMAELRQFGHPFRTSSDTEVIVHAWEQWGEQCVQRLRGMFAFALWDRRRHLLFLARDRLGVKPLYYGEAQDGTLLFGSELKALLAHPAMPRALDPLAVEEYFAYGYVPEPRSIFQHARKLPPGHTLSIRAGQPLPAPQSYWDIPFTPNPPASEAQAADELLARLREAVRLRMVAEVPLGAFLSGGVDSSAVVALMAGASATPVNTCSISFGDPAYNEARYADLVARRYATAHHARQVGQDDFELIDLLANLYDEPFADSSAMPTYRVCQLARQRVTVALSGDGGDESLAGYRRYRLHTREEKVRKAMDPLLPAGLRQSLFGTLGRWYPKADWAPRFLRAKTTFEGLARDTTDAYFHGVSLLGDAMRARLFSPEMRRSLHGYRAVEVLRRHALASPAQDPLSQVQYLDLKTYLPGDILTKVDRASMAHALEVRSPLLDHELVAWMSGLPPQFKLRRGEGKYLLKKALRPLLPDSLLYRQKMGFSVPLADWLRGPLRQRLQQRLLGPTLAQCGLFDMDYVRLLLEQHASGRRDYSAPLWSLLMFEAFLRQVLPVDGRQAPAPAPAMAME; encoded by the coding sequence ATGTGCGGCATCAGCGGCATCTTTGATTTGCAGGGCCAGCGCGACATCGACGTGCTGCTGCTGGCGCGCATGAACCACAGCCTGCGCCACCGGGGGCCGGACGAAGGGGGCTTGCACCGCGAGCCGGGACTGGGCCTGGCGCACCGGCGCCTGTCCGTGATCGACCTGGCCAGCGGCCAGCAGCCGCTGTTCAACGCCGACCGCAGCATCGCCATCGTCTTCAATGGCGAAATCTATAACTATCGCAGCCTGATGGCGGAACTGCGCCAGTTCGGCCACCCCTTCCGCACCAGCAGCGACACGGAAGTCATCGTCCACGCCTGGGAGCAATGGGGCGAGCAATGCGTGCAGCGCCTGCGCGGCATGTTCGCCTTCGCCCTGTGGGACCGCCGCCGCCACCTGCTGTTCCTGGCGCGCGACCGCCTGGGCGTCAAACCCCTGTACTACGGCGAGGCGCAGGACGGCACCCTGCTGTTCGGCTCCGAACTGAAGGCCCTGCTCGCGCATCCGGCCATGCCGCGCGCGCTCGACCCGCTGGCCGTGGAAGAATATTTCGCGTACGGCTACGTGCCCGAGCCGCGCAGCATCTTCCAGCACGCGCGCAAGCTCCCGCCCGGGCATACGCTGTCGATTCGCGCCGGCCAGCCGCTGCCCGCGCCGCAATCGTACTGGGACATCCCGTTCACGCCGAATCCGCCCGCCAGCGAGGCGCAGGCGGCCGACGAATTGCTGGCGCGCCTGCGCGAAGCCGTGCGCCTCCGCATGGTGGCCGAAGTACCGCTGGGGGCCTTCCTGTCAGGCGGCGTCGATTCGAGCGCCGTCGTGGCGCTGATGGCCGGGGCCAGCGCCACGCCCGTCAACACGTGTTCCATCTCGTTCGGCGACCCGGCGTACAACGAAGCGCGCTACGCCGACCTGGTGGCGCGCCGCTACGCCACGGCGCACCACGCGCGCCAGGTCGGGCAGGACGACTTCGAGCTGATCGACCTGCTGGCCAACCTGTACGACGAACCGTTCGCCGACAGTTCCGCCATGCCGACCTACCGCGTCTGCCAACTGGCGCGCCAGCGGGTCACGGTGGCCCTGTCGGGCGACGGCGGCGATGAAAGCCTGGCCGGCTACCGCCGCTACCGCCTGCACACGCGCGAGGAAAAAGTGCGCAAGGCGATGGATCCGCTGCTGCCGGCCGGCCTGCGCCAGTCGCTGTTCGGCACCCTGGGGCGGTGGTACCCGAAGGCCGACTGGGCGCCCCGCTTCCTGCGCGCCAAGACCACCTTCGAAGGCCTGGCGCGCGACACGACGGACGCGTATTTTCACGGCGTCAGCCTGCTGGGCGACGCCATGCGCGCGCGCCTGTTCAGCCCCGAGATGCGGCGCAGCCTGCACGGCTACCGCGCCGTCGAAGTGCTGCGCCGCCACGCGCTGGCCAGTCCCGCGCAGGATCCGCTGTCGCAGGTGCAGTACCTGGACTTGAAAACCTACCTGCCCGGCGACATCCTCACGAAGGTCGACCGGGCCAGCATGGCGCATGCGCTGGAAGTGCGCTCGCCGCTGCTCGACCACGAACTGGTGGCGTGGATGTCCGGCCTGCCGCCGCAGTTCAAGCTGCGGCGCGGCGAAGGCAAGTACCTGCTGAAAAAAGCCCTGCGCCCGCTGCTGCCGGACAGCCTGCTGTACCGCCAGAAGATGGGCTTTTCGGTGCCGCTGGCCGACTGGCTGCGCGGCCCGCTGCGCCAGCGCCTGCAGCAACGGCTGCTCGGTCCCACCCTGGCGCAATGCGGCCTGTTCGACATGGACTACGTGCGCCTGCTGCTGGAACAGCACGCGAGCGGGCGGCGCGACTACAGCGCGCCCCTGTGGTCGCTGCTGATGTTCGAAGCGTTCCTGCGCCAGGTGCTGCCCGTCGATGGCCGCCAGGCGCCGGCGCCCGCGCCGGCCATGGCCATGGAGTGA
- a CDS encoding TIGR03088 family PEP-CTERM/XrtA system glycosyltransferase: MALDLTRGGPQAASAAPLIVHVIHQLDVGGLENGLVNLINHLPPERYRHAIVCMKNATAFRQRLTTPGVDVISLDKREGKDWRHYLHLYRVLKQLRPALVHTRNLGCLEAQLLACLAGVRLRVHGEHGRDMSDLHGTRRKYRLLRKCMLPLVQHFIAVSADLGQWLVDAIGAAPAQVSHIGNGVDSVQFHPRLGPPAAVGPPGFLCNGAFVIGSVGRMAAVKDHASLVHAFMLLLAQPGARARLRLIIVGDGPCRQACLDLLQQAGVAHLAWLPGARDDVAQLLRAMDLFVLPSLAEGSSNTILEAMATGLPIVATQVGGNAELVQSGWSGTLVPPGSPEMLADAMLDYYSMPELGPRHGARGRRQVLAEHSLPAMAGAYLAVYDRLTGARQPSPLSTIP; the protein is encoded by the coding sequence ATGGCCCTTGACCTCACTCGCGGCGGCCCGCAGGCGGCCAGCGCCGCCCCCCTGATCGTGCACGTGATCCACCAGCTCGACGTGGGCGGGCTGGAAAACGGCCTCGTCAACCTGATCAACCATTTACCGCCAGAACGCTACCGGCACGCCATCGTCTGCATGAAGAATGCCACCGCGTTTCGCCAGCGCCTGACCACCCCCGGGGTCGATGTCATCAGCCTGGACAAGCGAGAAGGCAAGGACTGGCGCCATTACCTGCACCTGTACCGCGTGCTGAAACAGCTGCGCCCGGCACTCGTGCACACGCGCAACCTGGGCTGCCTCGAAGCGCAATTGCTGGCCTGCCTGGCCGGCGTGCGCCTGCGCGTGCATGGCGAACACGGGCGCGACATGAGCGACTTGCACGGTACCCGCCGCAAATACCGGCTGCTGCGCAAATGCATGCTGCCGCTGGTGCAGCACTTCATCGCCGTCAGCGCCGACCTGGGGCAATGGCTGGTCGATGCCATCGGCGCGGCGCCCGCGCAGGTGTCGCACATCGGCAATGGCGTCGACAGCGTGCAATTCCATCCGCGCCTGGGCCCGCCGGCCGCCGTGGGTCCGCCCGGCTTCCTGTGCAATGGCGCCTTCGTCATCGGCAGCGTGGGCCGCATGGCGGCCGTCAAGGACCATGCCTCGCTGGTGCACGCCTTCATGCTGTTGCTGGCGCAGCCGGGCGCCCGCGCGCGCCTGCGCCTGATCATCGTCGGCGACGGACCGTGCCGCCAGGCTTGCCTGGATCTGCTGCAGCAGGCCGGCGTGGCCCATCTTGCCTGGCTGCCCGGCGCGCGCGACGACGTGGCGCAACTGCTGCGCGCCATGGACCTGTTCGTGCTGCCATCTCTGGCCGAAGGCAGCTCGAACACCATCCTCGAAGCGATGGCGACGGGGCTGCCCATCGTCGCCACGCAAGTGGGCGGCAATGCGGAACTGGTGCAGTCGGGCTGGAGCGGCACCCTGGTGCCGCCCGGGTCGCCCGAGATGCTGGCCGACGCCATGCTCGACTATTACAGCATGCCCGAACTGGGCCCCCGCCACGGCGCGCGCGGGCGGCGCCAGGTGCTGGCCGAGCACAGCCTGCCCGCCATGGCCGGCGCCTACCTGGCCGTGTACGACCGCCTGACGGGCGCGCGCCAGCCCTCTCCCCTGTCCACCATTCCCTGA
- the xrtA gene encoding exosortase A, which yields MSLQLDQLARLPDAAVWPHGQDRQQALMLLLLALAAVVLLYHATFWSMVELWSRSQTFAHGFLIVPISCWLAWRQRARLAALAPQPSRQGLLLLGALGLAWLLADAANVPVVEQYAATAMLPACVLAILGWPAVRLLAFPLAYLFLAVPFGEVFLDPLIDFTAAFTVTALQWTGVPVFRDGSNFSLPTGNWSVVEACSGLRYLIAALALGALFAHVHFRSTRRRLAVMAAALLVPILANGVRAYLIVMLGHLSNMRLAVGVDHLIYGWLFFGLVALLLFWLAARWRELPPARAVPPAQPVRLGAAAASPRAAVRASIACLLLAALWPALALASHRHDSARLPAIVLALPDPPAWRRLHAAAAPWQAPYAGEPALFAATYARQDGDGAPVGLQLHWYARQARNAELLTHLSSPYGARWTPLAQRVQHVSLAGASMGVRESVLAHGGERLLVWRVYRQGGMMTARPVLVKLLLAQAKLLGRRQDGADIIVFAVYDELAPPPRAHLQAFLRAALPVIEQRLQELPHGP from the coding sequence ATGAGTCTGCAACTCGACCAGCTGGCCCGCTTGCCGGATGCGGCCGTCTGGCCGCACGGCCAGGACCGGCAGCAAGCGTTGATGCTCCTGCTGCTGGCCCTGGCCGCCGTCGTGCTGCTGTACCACGCCACCTTCTGGTCGATGGTGGAACTGTGGTCCCGCTCGCAAACCTTCGCGCACGGCTTCCTGATCGTGCCCATCAGCTGCTGGCTGGCCTGGCGCCAGCGCGCCCGCCTGGCCGCGCTGGCGCCCCAGCCGTCGCGGCAGGGCTTGCTGTTGCTGGGCGCGCTGGGCCTGGCCTGGCTGCTGGCCGACGCCGCCAACGTGCCCGTGGTGGAACAGTATGCGGCCACCGCCATGCTGCCCGCCTGCGTGCTGGCCATCCTCGGCTGGCCGGCCGTGCGCCTGCTGGCGTTTCCACTCGCGTATCTGTTCCTCGCCGTGCCGTTTGGCGAAGTTTTCCTCGATCCCCTGATCGACTTCACGGCCGCCTTTACCGTCACCGCGCTGCAATGGACGGGCGTGCCAGTGTTTCGCGATGGCAGCAATTTTTCACTGCCCACCGGGAACTGGTCAGTGGTGGAAGCGTGCAGCGGCTTGCGCTACCTGATCGCCGCGCTGGCCCTGGGCGCCCTGTTCGCGCATGTCCACTTCCGCAGCACGCGGCGGCGCCTGGCCGTCATGGCCGCCGCGCTGCTCGTGCCCATCCTCGCCAATGGCGTGCGCGCCTACCTGATCGTAATGCTGGGCCACCTGAGCAACATGCGCCTGGCCGTGGGCGTCGACCACCTGATCTATGGCTGGCTGTTCTTCGGCCTGGTGGCGTTGCTGCTGTTCTGGCTGGCCGCGCGCTGGCGCGAATTGCCGCCGGCGCGCGCCGTGCCGCCAGCTCAACCCGTACGCCTGGGCGCCGCTGCGGCCAGCCCGCGCGCCGCCGTGCGCGCCAGCATCGCCTGCCTGCTGCTGGCGGCGCTGTGGCCGGCATTGGCGCTGGCCAGCCACCGCCACGACAGCGCCAGGCTGCCCGCCATCGTGCTGGCCTTGCCCGATCCGCCCGCCTGGCGCCGCCTGCACGCTGCGGCAGCGCCGTGGCAGGCGCCGTATGCGGGCGAGCCCGCGCTGTTTGCCGCCACGTATGCGCGCCAGGACGGCGACGGCGCGCCCGTGGGGCTGCAACTGCACTGGTATGCGCGCCAGGCGCGCAATGCCGAATTGCTGACGCATCTATCCTCGCCATACGGCGCGCGCTGGACGCCATTGGCGCAGCGCGTGCAGCACGTCAGCCTGGCCGGCGCTTCCATGGGCGTGCGCGAAAGCGTGCTGGCCCACGGCGGCGAGCGCCTGCTGGTGTGGCGCGTGTACCGCCAGGGCGGCATGATGACGGCCAGGCCCGTGCTGGTAAAACTGCTGCTGGCGCAAGCCAAGCTGCTGGGCAGGCGCCAGGATGGTGCCGACATCATCGTCTTTGCCGTCTACGACGAGCTGGCGCCGCCACCGCGCGCGCACCTGCAAGCCTTCCTGCGGGCAGCCCTGCCCGTCATCGAACAACGCTTGCAGGAGTTGCCGCATGGCCCTTGA